The following is a genomic window from Parus major isolate Abel chromosome 14, Parus_major1.1, whole genome shotgun sequence.
CTAGTGGTGGCTTATCCCTCTACATTAGAGCATTTCTTCTCAGCACTGATACAGCTGAGGCAGTACCAATGGCTGTATTGATAACTGCAAATAAAAGAGCCCAGTATAGTAACAGCCTCaagttttctaaatttttgatTATTTAACACCATTTCTTAGCTTGAGACAAGATACTGATGATGTTCTGACTGCTGGTAGCCATTACTTCCTCTAAAATCTGAAGCCAGGAGGCAAGATAGaacatatgaaagaaaaatacctgaGTGTGTCTTTTGTTGAATATCACTTGACAGGGATCAAAGGATTTCTTAATAACTGCAtagatttattttacattaaaataatttgaccTGTTAAATGCCCTTGAAAGTGACAGATTTGCAGCTCTAGAGATGCAAGCCCTATGCATGTAAACAAATCAGAGGTAGCATGGAACCAGGTAAGGTATGCTGCCTTGACAGCCTGTGAGAGTCTGACTGGGGGCAAAAGGAGAGTTAACTGGATGGTAATTCTGTTTCCAAGCCTTTGATGACAGTAATTCAGTCACCAAAGCACATCCATGACTTTCAGGTGAAGGACCCCTCTGTTCCTGTATCTCAAACACGGGTGGAAGGGATGAGAAGCCTTTAGGAGAAGGCAGAAGTAGAGGTAAGCACACTTCCAAGTTTCCAGTGAGCTCATTAACTAAGACAGTCTATACCCAGCCAGACTGCTctgtccagcagcaggaactTCTCCACTTGCTCATATTAATAACAACCAAAAGGATAGGGATAGGATTAAAAGTACAAAAACATACACCAAATCTACTTTTTCAGTGTGAAGTCAAGAAGTTTCAGATTTATGCCCTTAGAAAACAGCAGTGCCATGACTCAGTGCTAAAGACAAACTCCAACTTACTTCTTTCTTTGCTCAGCCAAGGAGCTGCCTCTTGTCTGTGCAAACATGTCAAAGTCATCACGAGGATTACTGTGCTGGAGGGAGCTGAGTGTGCCACTGACACTGTTTGTGCCCAAGTCTGCaaccagagaagaaaaaatagtgaACCAGTGAAATAACAAACCATCATCATtaacagctgcagcactgaggagaGTTTTGTTCAAAAAAGGTTGGAGGATGCTCATCATGtgctcttgaaagaaaaatacagagattatCTAATTCATCCTGGAAGTACCATTCCATAAATGCTCCTCATCAAGAAGCCAGCGTTTGGGAATTGGTGTGAACCTGTTGCCAATATATTGAAATATTCACTGGTTACTAACACAGTTCAAAATTTTGTGCATGGACAGTAGTTTTCTCTGCAATGTTTTCTCTCAGTTACTGTGAAATCAACACTTTCAAACTAAGGGATATGGTCTTGGTGCAGTGCTGATTTCACAGAGAACTATAACTAAGCAGAAACAGTAGTACAAGTTCTGCCATGAACAATAATCTGCACCCTTTCCATCAATCTTCCCTCTGATTAATAAATCCCTCCCTTTGTGCCAGGCTGGTTCTCAACTGCAGATTGTCACAGTGCAGGAGATGGGAATGCCTTCTAATCCCCCTAGAAGCCAAATACCCAAACCTTTTGGAGGCCACATGGCAACATTAATAGTAGTGGAGAGCATGATCTAGATCAGGCACTCACCAAGCCCTGCAAGCTGTGAAGAAAGTGAAGATGGAGGTGCTGAGTTTCCAACCATTGGGCTCACTACAGCTGGAGAGCCAGGACCCAAATCTATTAAATTATCTTCTGTCACCTCATTCAGCACCTGTCAGGACACAAGAAACACAGAAGTTACATGTCAGACATTTCTGCTTGCAGTACAACATTAAACATCACAATTTTCCACATGAGATATAAactgttttcagaaacaaaacttctttGTTGTGACTGAAGTGTCAATACAGAGTCTTTGCTGAAGTTTGCATCACACTGAAGAAGTGGTAAAACAAAGTAAACAGAGGAAATAATTATGAATGCAGAATAGAAAACATAATAGAAGTACAGATTCATCATTAACTCAGACCTTGAACAGTATAAAACAACCATAAAAgagttttcatttaaagaaaattattagatAATTAGAACTTTGCAGCTTGGAAAGGGGCTGCTTAAATAGGAGATGAGAGTGGCTCCTAAAATTATGAATggcatgaagaaaattaacctgAACAGTGGTATTGTAAgacacagtgaagaaaaattaggtgaagcaaacaaaaatcattAAGTGACTTGAtcaaatgtaaacaaaatatttgttatatataaattcaaaataaatatgtaaaaatgtatAGTGAAACTGTGGAACTTATTACTTAAGGACATTGTGAACTCCTAAGTCCACACAGACTcaaaaagcaatcaaaaaaaGTTAATAGAGGAACGAAAATCCATCAAGGATTGtaaacacagagatgttttagtGTGAAGTGACTTCCTGAGCTAAAAGTTGTCCCTTGGGGTTTGCCACATTCTTACTTTTCCTGGCATCCACCATTAGCCAGTACAggcaggacacagggctgggcaggtAAAAGGTGTGATACTACTGATAGTACTGCAGCTGATAGTACTGATAGTACTACAGAGAGAATCAGTGGAGTAGGTACTTACTCCATTACTGGTGTTCTGTGTTGAGCGTCCTGATCTGTATCGTTCAAatctgttcaggaaaaaaaaaccaaaatccaacaTGGATTAACAGACaccaataaataataaaaaacatgaGTTTATAACCAAGCCATGACATGCTTGCCACTGAACTTAGTTTTCTCTAGCTCCAAAGGGAAGCCTGAAAGCTTTCACTCCAAACCAGGACAAAGGGAGGATTCCTGAGAAGTTGCACTCTTGGCAAAGGTGGATTTTAAATTGACTAATCTGATCTTGCAGCACAAACATGCTTGAAAAACACTgcaggtttgttgttttttttggtttggggggtGGTTTTAATCATTAAGTGCTTTGTGACAGACTGTTGTGTGAGCCAAGGGACAGGAGGAACTGCAGCAAGATTGATGCTCACAGCTCAACAAGCCAAGGACCTTGAGCAGCTCATCTCACTCCCACTCACCAGCTCTCTCTTGCTGCAATAATGTAAATGAAGAGCCATATGTGTGTGGCACAGCCCAACCCAGGCACAGGTGGCACAGGGGACAATGAACAGCAGATTCACTGCTTGCAACATCCTGAGTCTGCTCAAAGATGGTCACAGCCAGTGCTCAAATAGGTTGGTACTTTCCAACAAGGAAAAGTAATGATGTTGGATAAAACCTTCGTACTTCTAAGGAGAAGAAGTCAAGCTCTGATCTCTTCTTTACTCCATGCACCTGGGGCCACAAACCTAAACTCAGCTTTCATTAAAGtcttcaaggccaggctggatggagctttgagcaatctggtctagtggaaggtgtcctcacccatggcaggggggtgggaTTAGATGAATTTcgagatcccttccaacccaaaccattctgtgatcctatgaACTCAAAACAGCAGGGGAACTACCTGCTCCCATGGCCTGTCTGAGGCCAGTCTGATCTCCTTCCTTACCATGGAAAAGCACCATGATTTCTTGGAGGTTTGAATTTTTCAAAGTAGTTTCAGAAGTAGTCTCTCTTTCCAGCAAAATGCCTGTAATATTCATATAATCCTCCGGGTTTTCTCCCAGATGGACAAAATACAACAGGGAATGTCAAGCaaactaaaatgttttcttaatgtaacagaggaaaatgcagaCTTAAAAGGCAGCAAAACCAAATTCAGGCCCAAATTTCAATTTTAGGAAACTGTGGGTGTTTGCTATTACTGGAAATCCAACTCCCTTTGCTGGAAAAACCTAAGACACCTCCCACCTCATTTCTCACCAAAAGGCTTCTGTTCATTTACATCCCAAGGCTTCACAGCAAAGGCCAGAGCTCCTGCTTGAGTCACTGACAGAGCTTGGTCCCTGTGCTAGGAATCAGAATGATGGATGTGGAGTTTTTGGAATAGCAGAGGAGGAACTGGAATTTATTGAATGCTCAGACCAGTGCAGCTATTCCACCATAAACTGCTTGCTAACATCACTCAGCCCCCTTTCATGAATAATAACTACAAACACATCAGGCACAGTCAGCAAAGTCGCAGAGGGggggaaatagaaaaaatgttaaGGGTGACCATACTAAACCTCAATGATAGTTGCACTCTGCCACTTGTAGAATCCTGCTTGTGCATGAAACACTCAGCATTTCACACAAAAAGCCAGCGTTTGTTTCAAAGTTTGCCCCATCTCCTCTGAACGAGGAAATCAAAGGCAAAATCGAGGGCACCGAGTCGTCTTTGCAGCCTTTGCCGTGACAGCACAAATTCACAGATCTAGagtctaatttatttttaaaggcttgAGAAACAAAGCCCTGTGCTAAGAGCAAGGAACAAAGGGTACTCTTTAGTGCCTCGCTCCCCAGGCCTGTCATTAAGGGGAAGATTAAACTTTCCCAAGACTGCGGCATCACGCGtcacctcctgcagcagatGTGCCTGACAGCGCCTTTGTCTGACGTGTCGAAAGTCCTGTGCCCCAAGTCCTGTCCCTGGGGATCATTCCTGCAGACCAGCTCTTCAAAACATTAACTCTGCACAAGAcaggctgctttttctttttcaagattttaagtgttgcttaaaaacaaaccctttgCATGGAAAATGCTCCTGCCCACCTCAGGAAGCTCCCCTTGAAGCAGCACTGGGACTGGAAGGCTCAGAGATCAGAGGGCAGAGAGAGCTCATGGGAGTCTCCCTAAGCcaggaagcagcacagagatTTGTGCAGAGCCTGGGCTAGCAGGGGAACTAGTGACTGTGGCTGTGCTATTTTTGGTCCCAAGTCCTCTACAGCCCTGCACAACAAGGACTTGCAGACTTGAGTCTCTGCATTCAGATAGTTTTCATAAGGTTGCCTTGCACTTTATGGATATGGCCCATAAAAATTCAATGcatagtacaaaaaaaaaataaaaaatcatagtATTAAAAGAATCAATTGAAACAGGAATGTTACCATAAAAGGCCATAAAAACACTGTGTGAATGGTTCCTGTGGTTTGGTTCTCTGTGTCATGTTAGACCCTTGGCCCAGAAGGCCCAATTTCACCAACTGACCTATTTTATTCTTAACTGAAAACCCTGAATGAATGTAAATGGTTGCTGGGAGAGGTGCCCCACCTTTCATATCGGAGGAAGACATTATTTAAATCATCATTCAcgtgcagcagctcctctgtgacTTCTTCATTGGACACTCGTGAGATAAGCTCCACAATTCTCTGCTGCATGGCTCTGCAGGTTCGGTTCAGTTCCTAGGAGGAATGCATTGTGCACACACAGTCTGATAAGCAACAAGCAATAAGTAGATTTAGTTGAGCTCTGTTCACAGCCAAACATATCCCCCAGCTGAGAAACACTAAGACAAGTTTATCTTTGCATGATTAAATGTCACCCAAAAGCACATCTAATCAAACGCCCTTCAAAAGATGATGGCACAAAACCTTGAGAGCCTATTCACAATTCAACTTCCTGATTCTTCTTTAACTCTgagcacttcagaaaataaatatctgtattttagtCATCTTTTTCAAGAATAAAACATGCTAATACAACAGCTTCCCAGAAGAGAGCTTTCAAGGAAAATTCAATCTGCTCTTTTTGGCAGTATCATCCTTAAAAACTAAATTATGTGGATGGTGGAACATGTTGGGGGAAAAAGGTTCATCAGGGCTACCACAAGTACTAAGTGTGTGCTAGGATGAGAAGTGTTGGTGACACAGAATTTACCAGCTACAGAGCATGAGGGTAAAGACAAACCAAGGAGCAGGAGCATGAAAAGGTGAGTGCTCACACACCCTCCACACTGAGACACACAGAAATGTTCCCTTCCACTGAACAAGAGCACAGACAAGAGACTCCACAAAGGCTATGGGGAGTTTCAGAAGAATTGTTTTAAGGAATGCAGAGTGAGGGCATTTGCTTTAGAAGTCTATCATCAAGAAATCTAGATTTCAGTTTGCCTAGACCAGGATTTCTCATGCTTCCAGGACATCTCTTCCATCACCAATTACTTAGCAGAATTCTGTAGTCCTGAAAGGCCTCAAGAACAAAGGTCAAACTGGTCTGCTGAGGAGAACTGCAGGAAGAAATGTGACATATGGCAGGGTGCCTCTGATCAGGCCAATGGTTTTACTTCAATAAGCACTGACATTCCAGCTAAAGCATGTCCCTCTGTCATCTTccactcctcccagctccaCTTCACAGCAAAAATTCAGCACTAAACAAGGATGACTTGTTGGTACACAACCTCCAGGATGAaagcaaaaatgtgtttgttttccttgcatgGTCTGACATCCTAAGCTCTGGATAAATTTCACCTAGTGCAATCCAGCTGCCTTAACAGCTTGAGGAATGTGTTCTCCAATGTCAGTTTTGATCCCATCACTTTCCAAGCAGATTGTGACATTTCAGAGGTTTGTTTGCTGCCTTTCCGAGAGGGCTGACAGTACCTATCTAttctgctcagagctggctcTCTAGCAGGCTGTTTACATTTGATTGTTGGAGAAAATGTCAGGAATTATTTAAGGAGGAGGGCTATATAAACCTCAAAGCAAGGAGTCCTTGCATGCAGCACCCAGCTCACAGCTCTCAAAAGACTAACCATCCTTTGTGATCAAAACCAGgttctccccagctctgtgatTCAGATTTAGGCTGCATCAGTCACAGAAGGGAACCAGCTGGAATAAAGAATCATTGCTGTCTCTCCATTTTACGATCAAGTTCTTTCACCTTAAAGCTGTGCTCCAAGGTTACACTGTCAAGATGCTGGTGGTTGTTTCTCAGTGTAAGCAAACTGTTTGGTTTCGGCCTGTCATGGTTTCCTggaagctgcttttgttttgagcAGTTCGACCCAAATGGGCAGTGACTGAAAGGCTCTTTATTGCAAAGCCTCTCATCAGCTGCCATGATGGCTCTGAGACAAACACACAATGCCACTGCATGGGAGAGACCAGTTTTTGGATGGAATTCAAACTGATGTATCATAGAGAGCaattccctgcctccctccGAAGGGAttgctgtggctgcccatcCTCCCCACTGGAGGATCAAAACAGAAGGCTATTTCTGAAGCTGTGGAAAGGCAAATCCCACATTAAGTGCAGCAGCTGGAATGCCAGATCACAATGCTCCTCATCTGTGTGCTCCTCATCTGTGGGATTCTGTGACTTTCCTCAGCCAAAAGGCCACCCCACGACCACTGGCCTTGGGAAATAGGTGTGAAGCCTGAGACACAAGCTCAATTTAtactgttttctctcttgagGTGCACAGTGCTGCACTGGATTGAGATTTTCCAGCAAAGAAATCCCTCCTGATTACAATCTAGCCCTTTGGACACCTGAGCACCTGCCTTAAGACACCACACCTtcaggaaaacatattttctggaAAGACAATTAGTTCATAGATAAGATTTCATGTGGTGGAGAATCCACAAACCCTCAGCATTATTTAGTCCAGATGGAAATatggagaattttttcctgcacaGTGACTGGGAGTGTTTTGACACTGTACAAGTGGTAATAGGGGGTGtaaaagaaacaggaatgcTCAGGGCTTACAGGACCTGTGGCAATTCTAAAGCTGCTTAGTGGTAAAGGTGACCTAATATTCAACAGTAGGAAAAATTTCTAGCTACACAAAGAggaaagcactggaacaagtttcAAGGGAAGTCAGAGAATCCTTGTCACTGGAAGCCttaacaaatgaagaaaatcaagTGATGGCACTTGCCAGGGTCAGGCATGGTCTTGTAGCTGTGAAGTAAGCTACAAGAAAACACAGCCCCCAGAGaaacacaagcacagaaagGATCAGAATCATATTTTCTAGGAAACTTACCTGAAGTAACTCAAGGTCTGAGGAATCTTCTTGTCCAGGGACCATTTCTGTCAGCATTTCAGACATCACTTTTGTATTCCCACGAACAATATCCAGCTCACTGCGCAGCCGGGCAATCTAAATTGGGGTAACAAGACAGCAAAACACTGCATAATCTTTTGGTTTAAGCAGTTCATTTTCAAGAACTGACTTTGAGATATCTCTGGTTCTGTCTGACTTGATATCTCAGGCTCCAGACATtctagcaggaaaaaaaccccaaaagataaaaagtttacccaggagaaaaggaacagaaaaagaaaaaaattatcatcacAAACCCAGATGTGCTGTGCCTGTATGGAAGGGAAGCAATTGCAAACAGCACCTAAAGCCAGACCTTGGCTGTGGTGCCTCACTCCAGTGTGAGGAAAGATGTACATATTTTAAGTAGAATCTTTGGCTCTGAAGTTATAATTTtgtaggaagaaaagaaaatcctgtatTAGGACATTTGCAAGGGCTTGACTTCCTGCATCTGCAAGACATTCTGTGCCTTGAAAGGAGATGGGCTAATGGGAATAACTGCTAAAATACCTCTGAGCAGGCTGGACCAGCAGATTGTGCTGCCATGACCAGGCCACAGAGACACATCCAAAGCCCAGATTTTACAGTATAACAGGAAGAAAGATTACTAAGGAGAGCCAAACCTAGGAGATAAAGTCCAAAGAGTTAAAATGAAAGTTCCtctgcaaattaatttctaattagATTTGCTGAGTCTCACTTGAAAGAATCAACATGCCAATACCTGTTCAGAATTAGCAGTGATGGGACCAGTCACATTCAAGGCTGGGGCCTGAGGAGCAGAATACGCCGTTGGAGAGGATGAAGAGTAAGAACTGCTGCTCATCCTTTGCTGAGACTGGGAATTGTGCATATTTGCTGCAGGATCAACTTCAGGAACACTCTGCCACATCAGAAAGACAGGAGTTCAaaagctgagctgggacagcactTGCTTTGTCAGCAACCTCAGGCCAAACAGGCTCAAATATAGAACATAATTGCACCTTGTGGGAAAGGTCAGTGCAGCTACTAGAAAAGACTGGCAGCTTCAAAAATCTTCCATGCACAAGCATTTAAATCCATTTACTTTTACAAGCAAAgtgagaagcaaaataaaaacaagagcCAAAGAGAAGtcattataaattattttaagctaGGAATTAAGTTGCAGGCTTCCAAAAAATGATGTGATACATAGATACTGAATTTAATTAACCTTGACACAAGAATTGTAATCTCTCAGTCCTTGATCACTTCCATTTGCGCTTCAAAGATTCATTAACTTCAGTTTTCAGAGTGAATAATCAAAACACCTGTGATCATTAAGTTACttccaagcagcagctctgtcaacTTTCCAGACTTTCCAGAGGTGTAAAGTTCTCACATTACCATGGGATCAGAGAGATTCAGACTCTGTACACCTCTAATAGACAGGCAGACCCTGGCTCAGGGTTATCATCAACAAAAGCAACCCCACTTTTGAGCAAAAGAAGTAAATCTCAATCATAAATCCTTTTGGGTTCTCTTTGAACAAATTAGTTGCctttgtttggtggttttgtggTACAAGATTAAATATTACAAActctttccctcttctcagATGGATGTTGACTCAAGGGAGGAGATAGCTTATCAGTCTGTATTATGCCTCTTTTACATGCCCTTTCACTATTAAAATGTCCTTGCAGGAGCGAGAAACTGAGCCAAATTCAGAGACatgggagaggaaaaacaagtaGTTATCCAGCTATTTAGACATCCTGGGAAAACATCCCTGGAACTGCAAGGCTGCAGCTTACCCTCTGTGGTGTGTGTATTGGAGACAGAGCATCAAGATCTGCCATGGGGAACTCGATGCCTTTCCTCTTGAGTTCTTCATAAATATGCACTACTCCAGTTAAATCAGGGCTACTTCGGAAGGCATCAGCCCAAGCCTGGAAAACACAAGGTATTATCCATAAACCTTCCAAATGAAGCTCCAGCCCCACACTAATCTCAGATACTAATGGATTTCAGCTTCAAAGGAAAGCTGGAATCATCAGACCTGGTCTAAAAGCTCCTGCAAATATTAAGACCCATAGATTTTATTCAGATATTAAATAGACAGGAATGCAGTGCAGAGTAGCTGTGAGTAGCCCCTGACAGCATCAAAATCCATGAACATACATGAAATTCTCTTCCCATCTCCTCTCCTGAGCACTGATTGATGCTGATCTTTCCTAGCATATTGTACAGCAAATGACCCACCAGAAAAGGTCTGTGTGAAAGATTCAACAGATCTAACCAAAATCCACAAAGCTCTACAATCATCTTAAGTAATCTCCATTCACTTTGTGAAATGAATCCTCATTTATtgccaaaggaaaaacacagccaTCAAGTTGTCTTCAGTGTCTCATTTGGACCAGACATAAATCCTAAAAAAAGTTCCTGTCTGAGGTTCTTGTCTTGTGAAAGAGACAGTCCCCTGAGCAGCAGAACTAAGGATGCCTGGGTTCTGACAGAGCATATCCAACACTCAGACACCCCAGTGTGGCACAAAGGATGActttaaaagagagaaattccCACAGCCAGAACATTCATAATATCTCTCCTGCATCAATTCTCTGGTGTCTAAAAAGACTTCAATTCACATTTGAGCTTTTCCTTCGGTGGGAGTACTAAGTGCTTCTCTTGGCTAGCCAGCCTCCTGCACTCACAAAGCTTCTGGGAGCACAATATGCTGAAAGCCTCAACCCCTATCACTTGTGTTGGAAATTagccaaatattaaaaatgtagaGGAAGGGAAAACTTAAATATTATGACTCAATTAAAAACTGAAGCATTCCACAAACCCCCACATGTGTGGAGCAGAGTAGCAGTGTGCTGGATCCAGGACTACAGCGAGACGCGTGTGTGGGCTCTGAACTTAATTCATTTAGTCATCACTTTTACACTAGTTCTTTGactatttttactttaaaagctctttgaaccattttttatatttgagAGGACAGAAATCCAAGATAGCAaagaaagataagaaataatattaatttttaacttgcTTTTCTATCCTGTTCAATTCTAAGAAAGAGCATTTCCTACCATCTGTGCCCAGGAGACAATCCATTATCAGGTGCAAGCAGACAATCCTGGGGTTGCTTCTCAGCTTTgttaagagaaaattaactgCATCAACTGTTCTGATGCAGTGCAAGTCCAAACAGCCCTGCTTGAGCcagagaaaacagctctgaCAGCACACAGCCATTGTTTCCTTGGAACCGACCTTCCAAAACATCCCCAATTCTGATGGAGATTTTGACTGCACAAGTAACTCCACCTTTGCCATTTCACTGCCTTTTCAATTTTCATCAGAAGCCATCTGAATGATGCTTCTACATAATGGTGTTCACCACTTCAACTCTATTTgcaagcaaaagagaaaagtgtTAGGCGAGAGATGTTCTATTTAATAATCACCACTCTAAAGAAACTTAGAGGCAAAAATATGCTGCATTCGGCCCCACAAGTTTTTAGTGAAGCTTGTTCATCCAGGAGCATGTACTAATGCATCCCCTCTTTCATTGGCTTTCTGTGGATTCTGCAAAATGATCTCATTTCTTCTGCActccaccttttaaaaatattctctcttcTGCAGTTCTCTCCCCTGGAGAAAGGAGACACTTCCATTTATATTCTTCTTCACCTGAGCAGGGAGCATTATATACATTAGTGTGCCTCAGAGGTCACAAGCAGGACAGGCACTATTGTCTTAAGTGCTGTCTACACACATTGCAAGACAATCCCTGTCCTGGACAGCTTACAATCCAACTAGGCAGCTGCAATATAAGCTCTGCTTTATGGATAAGGAGCTACACTAGAGCTTAGGACACCTGCCCATTGTCCAAACACACAGAGGGGAGATTGAATTCAGAGCTTCTAAAACTTTGGGCCAGACTATGAAATGTAGATGCTTCAGGATAAATTCCACTTGGATCCTCAGTGTGCCCAAACAGGTCACTTAAATACCACTGTAAATGGTATTTATATTATGGTACCCCCTAAATTGGGGACCATCCCAGTGTTTGGACACTGGGTGACAGGAGAGCTCTTACCAGGGGCACAAGGAATGTTTCCAAGGCCTCCTAGCAAGGTGAAGAAGGAAGGATAAGCACTATATAACATATGCTAATTCATGTACTCTGGGAAATAGGCTGAGAAAGTGAGACACAAGATGCTCAACATCTCAAAACAAGTCTCTAGATAAGAAATTGATGGCAGCTTTATCTACCCTTGTTATGGAAAGACCCAAGAATGCCCCAGCTGTGTGGCTGAAGACATAAGCTGTTTGTACAGCTCTCTTCCAAGCTTCCAAGTCTGGGCTATTAATCCTCTCATTTCTGTTCTTATTAATTCCCCAATATCAAATTGGGTAGAGAAAGGGATAAATGCAATGTTGGTGGAGCAAAGCTGAGATCAGCCCTCTGGGATAAAGTTAACTCCAACCCCAGGGAGCACAGCCTAAGCTGAGTGAAGCTGTCACAAAGTATTTTGGGGTGTGTGTCCATAGGGATGAGTGACTGCAATCACTCTCCCAAACTTGTCAGGcaatctggaaaacaaagtcCCCTACCACCTCCAGCTAAAGAGACACGAACAGAACCCACCCACAGGCAACCTTCATcattttcaggctttttatATCAAAAAGCATTTAGTACCCAGAGTGAGGCTTTTAGCTCTATTGCACTAAGTCTCCTCAGATAAAGCTGTTTAATACACTGAGGCAATGACTGTGGCTTTCTGATTATGTTACAAACACTCCCATCTTAGCTGCATTCACGACTGGGAATCCATTTAAagccagagcacagcaaaaCCAACATTCCCTAAAACAACATGGAAACACACCCAGTTTGTCTTTATGGGACAGTTTTTAACCTCATCTCCTGGTCACTGCATGCATCTGCTCTCCCACCAGAGCAGGCAGAAACCTGAGGGCTCTGTCAGATGCACAAGAATTGCTttcaataatttcattaattttgtgctaatttaaaaaaaggccaTAAAAtcataaagcagaaataatgagACCCCACAGACCCCGACACCATGCCCACTAATTCCACCACCCTACCCATCTCCTGGATGAAAATCACTTATTTACATTCTCATGCTCTAAGGATGCCCTATCCCTGTATCCAAGtaagaaataaagctgcagaaatccaAGTGCATGATTTGCCATAAAAATCAGAAGTATATCTGGCAAATGATGCTGTGCATTTGTAAATACAAGGAACACTGCAGCAGGTTTATATCATTTTAAATACGCAGTGTCTTTTAGTCTCTGGTGTACGCAGTAGCCTGTGGAAGCTTAGTGATAAAGCTTCCTATAATTGTCAGATTTCCTCCAGGCAGGCACCAGTGTTTCCTCATGTGTG
Proteins encoded in this region:
- the TOM1L2 gene encoding TOM1-like protein 2 isoform X3, which codes for MEFLLGNPFSTPVGQSLEKATDGSLQSEDWTLNMEICDIINETEEGPKDAIRALKKRLNGNKNYREVMLALTVLETCVKNCGHRFHVLVANRDFIDGVLVKIISPKNNPPTIVQDKVLALIQAWADAFRSSPDLTGVVHIYEELKRKGIEFPMADLDALSPIHTPQRSVPEVDPAANMHNSQSQQRMSSSSYSSSSPTAYSAPQAPALNVTGPITANSEQIARLRSELDIVRGNTKVMSEMLTEMVPGQEDSSDLELLQELNRTCRAMQQRIVELISRVSNEEVTEELLHVNDDLNNVFLRYERFERYRSGRSTQNTSNGVLNEVTEDNLIDLGPGSPAVVSPMVGNSAPPSSLSSQLAGLDLGTNSVSGTLSSLQHSNPRDDFDMFAQTRGSSLAEQRKNVTYEDPQAVKGLASALDVRKQNTGGKGTELEEGVTSEEFDKFLEERAKAAEMVPNLPSPPLEAPTPPTNPSSRKKQERSEDALFAL
- the TOM1L2 gene encoding TOM1-like protein 2 isoform X2 encodes the protein MEFLLGNPFSTPVGQSLEKATDGSLQSEDWTLNMEICDIINETEEGPKDAIRALKKRLNGNKNYREVMLALTVLETCVKNCGHRFHVLVANRDFIDGVLVKIISPKNNPPTIVQDKVLALIQAWADAFRSSPDLTGVVHIYEELKRKGIEFPMADLDALSPIHTPQRSVPEVDPAANMHNSQSQQRMSSSSYSSSSPTAYSAPQAPALNVTGPITANSEQIARLRSELDIVRGNTKVMSEMLTEMVPGQEDSSDLELLQELNRTCRAMQQRIVELISRVSNEEVTEELLHVNDDLNNVFLRYERFERYRSGRSTQNTSNGVLNEVTEDNLIDLGPGSPAVVSPMVGNSAPPSSLSSQLAGLDLGTNSVSGTLSSLQHSNPRDDFDMFAQTRGSSLAEQRKNVTYEDPQAVKGLASALDVRKQNTGGIPVAQSSVMDDIEEWLSTDLKGTELEEGVTSEEFDKFLEERAKAAEMVPNLPSPPLEAPTPPTNPSSRKKQERSEDALFAL
- the TOM1L2 gene encoding TOM1-like protein 2 isoform X1, which codes for MEFLLGNPFSTPVGQSLEKATDGSLQSEDWTLNMEICDIINETEEGPKDAIRALKKRLNGNKNYREVMLALTVLETCVKNCGHRFHVLVANRDFIDGVLVKIISPKNNPPTIVQDKVLALIQAWADAFRSSPDLTGVVHIYEELKRKGIEFPMADLDALSPIHTPQRSVPEVDPAANMHNSQSQQRMSSSSYSSSSPTAYSAPQAPALNVTGPITANSEQIARLRSELDIVRGNTKVMSEMLTEMVPGQEDSSDLELLQELNRTCRAMQQRIVELISRVSNEEVTEELLHVNDDLNNVFLRYERFERYRSGRSTQNTSNGVLNEVTEDNLIDLGPGSPAVVSPMVGNSAPPSSLSSQLAGLDLGTNSVSGTLSSLQHSNPRDDFDMFAQTRGSSLAEQRKNVTYEDPQAVKGLASALDVRKQNTGGRRGKGGNSDMEPIDKWLITQGMIPVAQSSVMDDIEEWLSTDLKGTELEEGVTSEEFDKFLEERAKAAEMVPNLPSPPLEAPTPPTNPSSRKKQERSEDALFAL